A region of Pleionea litopenaei DNA encodes the following proteins:
- the aceE gene encoding pyruvate dehydrogenase (acetyl-transferring), homodimeric type, whose product MAVDARNDVDPIETEEWLDALDAVLDEEGVNRAHYLLERLIDKARRSGAHIPYDATTAYLNTIPPSQEAHIPGDQEMERRLRSLIRWNAIAIVLQATKKDLELGGHLSSFASSATLYDVGFNHFFRGDTEEFGGDLIYFQGHASPGIYARAFLEGRLNTDQLAEFRQETDGKGLSSYPHPWLMPDFWQFPTVSMGLGPISAIYQARFLKYLDDRGLVNTKGRKVWAFLGDGEMDEPESLGAISLAGREKLDNLIFVINCNLQRLDGPVRGNGKIIQELEGDFRGSGWNVIKVIWGRYWDPLIARDTDGLLLQTMEETVDGEYQNYKAKGGKFTRDYFFGKHPKLLEMVANMSDQDIWRLNRGGHDPSKVYAAYHAAVNHKGQPTVILAKTVKGYGMGESGEGKNISHQVKKMNLEALKHFRDRFRIPVSDDQLEDVPFYHPGEDSPEIKYLQERRKALGGYLPSRRAKSESLEVPPMKAFEAITKGSDGREISTTMAFVRVLNALLKDKKIGERIVPIVPDEARTFGMEGMFRQYGIYSSVGQLYEPVDSDQVMFYREDKKGQILEEGINEAGAFSSWLAAATSYSTNNLPMVPFYIYYSMFGFQRIGDLAWMAGDMQARGFLIGATAGRTTLNGEGLQHQDGHSHILASTIPNCVSYDPTYAYELALIVRDGMRRMYEDQENVFYYLTTMNENYPQPAMPEGAEEGIIKGMYLLKPGAKSKKGQSRVQLLGSGTILREVEAAAELLKSDWKVESDLWSVTSFNELRRDGLNADRENLLNPEADVKQAFVAKCLANQQGPVIAATDYMKVYADQIRNWVPGTYKVLGTDGFGRSDSRAKLRNFFEVDRYYITVAALMALAEEGAIERKIVAKALKQYGIDVNKPNPLTA is encoded by the coding sequence ATGGCGGTTGATGCGAGAAATGATGTCGATCCTATCGAAACTGAGGAATGGCTTGATGCGCTCGATGCAGTGCTTGATGAAGAGGGAGTTAATCGAGCGCACTATTTATTAGAGCGTTTGATTGACAAAGCGCGTCGCTCGGGAGCTCACATCCCTTATGATGCAACGACGGCGTACTTAAATACCATTCCTCCATCGCAAGAAGCTCATATTCCTGGTGATCAAGAGATGGAGCGACGACTGCGTTCGCTGATTCGATGGAACGCGATTGCCATTGTGTTACAGGCGACAAAGAAAGATTTAGAGCTGGGTGGCCATTTATCGAGTTTTGCCTCATCAGCAACACTTTATGATGTTGGGTTTAATCACTTTTTCCGCGGCGATACCGAAGAGTTCGGTGGCGATTTAATTTATTTTCAAGGGCACGCTTCACCAGGCATCTATGCTCGAGCGTTTCTGGAAGGTCGTCTTAATACCGATCAACTCGCAGAGTTTCGGCAAGAGACCGATGGTAAAGGCTTATCTTCATACCCTCACCCATGGTTGATGCCAGACTTTTGGCAGTTTCCAACGGTATCAATGGGCTTAGGGCCGATTTCTGCTATTTATCAAGCACGCTTTCTGAAATACCTAGATGACCGAGGCTTAGTCAATACCAAAGGCCGTAAAGTGTGGGCATTCTTAGGTGACGGCGAGATGGATGAGCCAGAGTCGCTAGGCGCTATTTCGTTAGCAGGACGTGAAAAACTTGATAACCTCATTTTTGTGATTAATTGTAACCTGCAACGTCTCGATGGTCCTGTGCGTGGTAATGGAAAAATCATTCAAGAGCTAGAAGGTGATTTTCGCGGCAGCGGCTGGAATGTCATAAAAGTCATTTGGGGACGTTATTGGGATCCTCTGATCGCTCGCGATACCGATGGTTTGTTGTTACAGACGATGGAAGAGACGGTTGATGGTGAGTATCAGAATTACAAAGCAAAGGGCGGCAAATTTACTCGCGATTATTTCTTCGGAAAACATCCGAAGTTGTTAGAGATGGTAGCCAATATGTCTGACCAAGATATTTGGCGACTGAATCGAGGTGGCCATGATCCCTCTAAGGTTTATGCCGCCTATCACGCTGCCGTTAATCACAAAGGACAGCCAACGGTCATTCTCGCGAAGACCGTAAAAGGTTATGGCATGGGAGAAAGTGGAGAAGGCAAAAACATCTCTCATCAAGTCAAGAAAATGAACCTTGAAGCGTTAAAACATTTTCGCGATCGATTCCGTATTCCTGTGTCGGACGATCAATTAGAAGATGTCCCTTTTTATCACCCAGGCGAAGATAGCCCAGAAATAAAGTATTTGCAGGAGCGTCGTAAAGCACTGGGTGGCTACTTGCCCTCTAGACGAGCAAAATCTGAATCCTTAGAAGTGCCGCCAATGAAGGCTTTCGAAGCGATCACCAAAGGCTCTGATGGCCGAGAAATTTCAACAACGATGGCGTTCGTTCGAGTGTTGAATGCCTTGTTGAAAGACAAAAAAATCGGCGAGCGGATTGTTCCCATTGTTCCTGATGAGGCTCGAACCTTTGGTATGGAAGGGATGTTCCGACAATACGGCATCTACTCTTCTGTCGGCCAGCTGTATGAACCAGTCGACTCAGACCAAGTGATGTTTTATCGAGAAGATAAAAAAGGGCAAATTTTAGAAGAAGGTATCAATGAAGCGGGTGCATTCTCGAGCTGGTTAGCCGCGGCGACCAGTTATTCAACCAATAACTTACCGATGGTGCCGTTTTATATTTATTACTCGATGTTTGGCTTTCAACGTATTGGCGATTTGGCTTGGATGGCCGGCGATATGCAAGCGCGAGGATTTTTAATCGGCGCAACAGCAGGTCGAACAACCTTGAATGGAGAGGGATTACAGCATCAAGACGGTCACAGTCATATATTAGCGTCAACCATTCCAAATTGTGTTAGCTATGATCCGACCTATGCGTATGAATTAGCGTTGATCGTGCGAGACGGTATGCGTCGCATGTACGAAGATCAAGAAAACGTGTTTTATTACTTAACCACCATGAACGAAAATTACCCGCAGCCAGCCATGCCTGAAGGTGCCGAAGAAGGCATCATAAAAGGCATGTATTTATTGAAACCTGGTGCGAAAAGCAAAAAAGGGCAATCTCGAGTTCAGTTGTTAGGCAGTGGCACTATTTTGAGAGAAGTTGAAGCTGCCGCGGAGCTATTGAAGTCAGACTGGAAAGTCGAGTCGGACTTGTGGAGTGTTACCAGTTTCAATGAACTGCGTAGAGACGGCCTCAATGCTGATCGAGAGAATTTACTGAACCCTGAAGCTGACGTTAAGCAAGCGTTTGTCGCTAAGTGTTTAGCAAACCAGCAAGGGCCGGTAATCGCTGCAACAGACTACATGAAAGTCTATGCCGATCAGATTCGAAACTGGGTACCTGGAACCTATAAAGTGCTTGGTACTGATGGTTTTGGACGTTCAGATAGTCGAGCCAAATTACGTAACTTTTTCGAGGTTGATCGTTATTACATTACCGTCGCTGCGCTCATGGCGTTGGCTGAAGAAGGTGCGATTGAGCGAAAAATAGTTGCCAAAGCGTTAAAACAATACGGCATTGATGTGAATAAACCGAATCCACTGACCGCTTAA
- the ampE gene encoding regulatory signaling modulator protein AmpE: MTLIVLVAVLILETFASHLAGLRNHHRIVQYADSWQAIFDSSKQLNPWLVSFLVLLPPVVIASVLLQSQPGVFGFLFQLAVAVAIVFWSLGPKTLADFYRQQLGTEGEQGVPTNDEERALAQGLINYAHQGFLAVLIWLVLLGPVAALIYRVVHHLAESERTTPEDSSNPVWQTLFHIVDWIPTRLSALLFMLTGNFATGFSAFKQEALSTDANNAQLLTDTALKSMTFEAEDVHSSLSEARHSCERCLILLTVLIALMSFFQLT; encoded by the coding sequence ATGACTTTAATTGTTTTAGTTGCGGTACTGATTTTAGAGACGTTTGCAAGCCATCTCGCGGGGCTGCGAAACCATCATAGAATTGTGCAGTATGCCGATTCTTGGCAAGCGATTTTTGACTCTAGTAAACAATTAAATCCGTGGTTAGTTAGCTTCTTAGTTCTTTTACCTCCTGTAGTAATTGCGAGTGTTTTACTGCAGTCACAACCGGGAGTGTTTGGTTTTCTGTTCCAGCTTGCCGTAGCCGTTGCCATTGTCTTTTGGAGTTTGGGACCAAAAACATTAGCCGACTTCTACCGTCAACAGTTAGGGACCGAAGGAGAGCAAGGCGTTCCAACGAACGACGAAGAGCGCGCATTGGCACAAGGTTTAATTAACTATGCGCATCAAGGATTTTTGGCCGTTTTGATATGGCTAGTATTGCTCGGGCCCGTCGCTGCTTTAATCTATCGAGTCGTACACCATTTAGCTGAGAGTGAGCGAACGACCCCGGAAGACTCCAGTAACCCAGTTTGGCAGACGCTTTTTCATATTGTTGATTGGATTCCAACACGGCTTTCGGCGTTATTGTTTATGTTGACTGGAAATTTTGCGACCGGCTTTAGCGCATTCAAACAAGAGGCATTGAGCACCGATGCCAACAACGCTCAACTGTTAACCGACACCGCACTTAAAAGCATGACCTTCGAAGCCGAAGACGTTCACAGTAGCCTGAGTGAGGCTCGGCATTCTTGTGAGCGTTGCTTAATTTTACTCACGGTTCTCATCGCTTTGATGTCATTCTTTCAACTAACTTAG
- the ampD gene encoding 1,6-anhydro-N-acetylmuramyl-L-alanine amidase AmpD, whose protein sequence is MPLTAQDPNHQDSSKLSAERQMANSLKLKKIPSPFHNERPNQTIVDLLVIHNISLPPGQFGTGKVEEFFTGKLNSEEHPFFEEIKDLQVSAHYFIDRTGSVIEFVDPDQRAWHAGVSSWHGRENCNDFSIGIELEGTDSQPYSDAQYFSLTQLVELLMTRYPAISAERIVGHCDIAPTRKTDPGESFDWQRFRELLSCP, encoded by the coding sequence ATGCCATTGACTGCTCAAGACCCAAACCATCAAGATTCTTCAAAGCTATCTGCTGAAAGGCAAATGGCAAATTCTCTTAAGTTGAAAAAAATACCATCACCCTTTCATAACGAGCGACCAAATCAGACGATCGTTGATCTATTGGTCATTCACAATATTAGTCTGCCTCCCGGTCAGTTTGGCACCGGAAAGGTAGAAGAATTTTTCACGGGCAAATTAAACTCAGAAGAGCATCCTTTTTTTGAAGAAATTAAAGATCTACAAGTATCCGCTCATTATTTTATCGATCGCACGGGGTCGGTGATTGAGTTTGTCGACCCGGATCAACGAGCTTGGCATGCGGGGGTGTCATCATGGCACGGACGAGAGAATTGCAATGACTTTTCCATTGGCATTGAACTCGAGGGGACGGACAGCCAACCTTATTCTGACGCTCAATACTTTAGTTTGACTCAGTTGGTTGAGTTGTTAATGACGCGGTATCCAGCAATTTCGGCTGAGCGGATTGTTGGTCATTGCGATATCGCACCTACCCGTAAAACGGATCCTGGAGAGAGTTTCGATTGGCAACGATTCCGTGAATTATTGTCATGCCCTTAA
- a CDS encoding DUF1631 domain-containing protein — translation MSKKPNIVNFERDSHETFVGEKPTLSNLVTHIKDLSINELVLLLNRMLDSADDKLFDMADKSNEVTFFNAMRQVRIKRQGLVNIFRQELEFSFKKQLGVASDTPKFDNVEAISLDSLSLVQEDDLEEDLAVDAMVNKGRNDNSVALEHICTRLDTLCPTVSVTQSTNPLDPRFIAEAFRTSSHSLELDVQSRLIVFKLFERSVIESLKDVYLEVNEEFAEKGVLPDLHKRRPRRVERERAKRESEDNKGQTKEELRDEVREEVFNTLRDLIGNRKVAYPEGTQVVETDQLVNALTNLQRDPGYSPRDLSTPEQVRHILGGFLPATQGHVNGGTIGNVNDDVIDIVTMLFDFILDDKNLHNDIKAMIARLQIPMLKVGLVDRTFFSDRQHPARKLLNELSRAGIGWVPMGENSVDPLLNKISQIVETITTEFRDDVGLFSNLLNDFEAFKSQDNKRTSILEKRMKEAEEGKAKADNARQKVNSEIARMCHGRIIAEPVKHILKEAWTNVLFLELLKPNNQEGWEKALKVAEFLVWSVQPKGNEEAKAKLKKIMVSLIKNLRLGMNRISFNSYRSSQLLEELEECHRKILALPLVTHQPQSDDSVNQPSPTETIGEAATEETVKELSLPISEPVQVKKDSTEQTPIEALEELQDHSDPVFETVEQLQGGSWLEMATVTPDEKQRCKLAAHIVSSDKYIFVNRTGMKLAELTKGRLAAGLKAGLIAILDDAALFDRALESVITNLRSMKEA, via the coding sequence GTGAGTAAAAAGCCGAATATTGTCAATTTCGAGCGTGACTCCCACGAGACTTTCGTCGGCGAGAAACCTACATTGTCCAATTTAGTCACCCATATTAAAGACTTATCGATTAACGAGTTGGTGTTGTTGTTGAACAGAATGCTTGATTCTGCCGACGATAAACTGTTCGATATGGCAGATAAGTCGAATGAGGTGACCTTTTTTAACGCCATGCGTCAGGTACGCATTAAGCGGCAAGGACTGGTCAACATATTCCGACAAGAGCTTGAGTTTTCCTTTAAAAAGCAACTTGGCGTGGCCTCGGATACCCCAAAATTCGATAACGTCGAAGCCATTTCTTTAGACAGTTTGAGTCTTGTACAAGAAGATGATCTCGAAGAAGATCTTGCGGTCGATGCCATGGTCAATAAAGGCAGAAATGACAATTCTGTCGCTCTGGAGCATATCTGTACTCGGTTAGACACTCTTTGTCCAACCGTTTCAGTCACCCAGTCAACCAATCCTCTTGATCCACGATTTATTGCAGAGGCTTTCCGCACCAGCAGTCACAGCTTAGAGCTTGATGTTCAATCTCGGTTGATTGTCTTTAAACTGTTCGAACGGTCAGTTATTGAAAGTCTCAAAGATGTTTACTTAGAAGTGAACGAAGAGTTCGCTGAAAAGGGAGTATTGCCTGATTTGCATAAGCGGCGTCCTCGTCGGGTTGAGCGTGAGCGGGCAAAGCGAGAGTCGGAAGACAATAAAGGTCAAACAAAAGAAGAGCTTCGGGACGAGGTTCGAGAGGAAGTTTTTAATACCCTGCGTGACCTTATTGGCAACCGAAAAGTGGCGTATCCGGAAGGAACGCAAGTCGTTGAAACCGATCAATTGGTTAATGCATTGACCAATTTGCAACGCGATCCTGGTTATTCTCCGCGAGATTTATCGACCCCAGAACAAGTGCGCCATATTTTAGGCGGGTTTTTACCTGCTACTCAAGGCCATGTGAACGGTGGAACCATTGGCAATGTGAATGACGACGTTATCGACATTGTTACCATGCTGTTCGACTTTATTCTGGATGACAAGAATCTGCATAACGACATTAAAGCGATGATCGCTCGTTTACAGATTCCAATGCTCAAAGTTGGCTTAGTTGACAGAACCTTTTTTAGTGACCGCCAGCATCCCGCTCGTAAGTTATTAAATGAGTTGTCGCGTGCCGGTATCGGCTGGGTTCCGATGGGCGAGAATAGTGTTGATCCTTTGTTAAATAAGATCTCGCAAATTGTAGAAACCATTACAACTGAATTTCGAGACGATGTCGGTTTGTTCTCAAACCTACTCAATGATTTTGAAGCCTTCAAATCGCAAGACAACAAGCGCACTTCTATTTTAGAGAAGCGCATGAAAGAAGCTGAAGAAGGCAAAGCCAAAGCAGATAATGCTCGGCAAAAAGTGAACAGTGAAATTGCGCGAATGTGTCATGGGCGCATTATTGCAGAGCCAGTGAAGCACATTCTCAAAGAAGCTTGGACGAACGTTTTATTTCTTGAGTTGTTAAAGCCAAACAATCAAGAAGGCTGGGAAAAAGCCCTTAAAGTTGCAGAGTTTTTAGTTTGGAGTGTACAACCAAAGGGCAATGAAGAAGCTAAGGCGAAGTTGAAAAAAATTATGGTCAGTTTGATCAAAAACTTACGCCTTGGCATGAATCGAATTTCCTTTAATTCTTATCGGTCAAGCCAACTTCTTGAGGAGCTTGAAGAGTGTCATCGTAAAATATTGGCGTTGCCACTGGTCACCCATCAACCTCAATCAGATGATTCTGTTAATCAACCGTCACCAACAGAGACAATCGGTGAAGCTGCGACGGAAGAAACGGTTAAAGAACTTTCTTTGCCGATCAGCGAGCCAGTCCAAGTGAAGAAAGATTCAACGGAGCAAACACCAATAGAAGCGTTAGAGGAACTCCAAGATCACTCAGATCCAGTGTTTGAGACGGTGGAACAATTGCAAGGTGGTTCGTGGCTAGAAATGGCAACGGTGACACCTGACGAAAAACAACGATGTAAGTTGGCCGCGCATATTGTGAGTTCAGACAAATACATTTTTGTAAATCGAACCGGAATGAAGCTTGCAGAATTGACCAAAGGTCGACTTGCAGCTGGGCTAAAGGCTGGGTTGATAGCGATATTAGACGATGCTGCTTTGTTTGATCGTGCACTTGAGTCGGTAATTACCAATTTGCGATCAATGAAAGAAGCTTAA
- the nadC gene encoding carboxylating nicotinate-nucleotide diphosphorylase — protein MNQKSLAVSIQQSVQLALEEDLGPINRDFTAELIAPDKTAHAQLICREQGILCGQAWAEEVFRQLGGQVELTWLKKDGDSLSPNDTLLTLSGDARSILTGERTAMNFIQTLSACATITSRFAEQLTGTRCQLLDTRKTIPGLRLAQKYAVTVGGGQNHRIGLFDAFLIKENHIAAAGSITAAVNSARNLNSSLKLEVEVESIDELNEALEAGADYIMLDNFSLDMMNAAVKLNQQQSRPAKLEASGDVTLATIRSIAETGVDFISVGALTKHISALDLSLRVNLE, from the coding sequence ATGAATCAAAAATCTCTCGCGGTATCTATTCAACAGTCCGTCCAACTCGCGCTTGAGGAAGACCTAGGCCCAATTAACCGTGATTTTACTGCAGAGCTGATTGCTCCGGATAAAACCGCGCATGCGCAATTAATATGTCGAGAGCAAGGCATCTTATGCGGCCAAGCATGGGCAGAAGAAGTATTCCGGCAACTTGGCGGCCAAGTTGAGCTAACCTGGCTTAAAAAAGATGGCGACTCTCTTTCACCTAACGATACCCTGCTAACGCTTTCTGGTGATGCAAGGTCTATTTTGACCGGAGAAAGAACGGCCATGAACTTTATCCAAACCCTTTCTGCTTGTGCGACTATTACTAGCCGTTTCGCAGAGCAACTCACAGGCACACGCTGCCAGCTTTTAGATACTCGAAAAACCATTCCGGGGTTGAGGTTGGCGCAAAAATACGCGGTAACCGTTGGCGGGGGTCAAAACCATCGCATTGGATTGTTTGACGCTTTTCTGATTAAGGAGAATCATATTGCCGCGGCCGGCTCTATTACGGCTGCGGTGAACTCCGCGCGAAATCTCAACTCATCGCTCAAGTTAGAAGTCGAAGTTGAGTCCATTGATGAGCTCAATGAAGCGCTCGAAGCTGGTGCTGACTATATTATGCTGGATAATTTTTCTTTAGATATGATGAATGCAGCGGTCAAACTCAACCAGCAACAAAGCCGCCCGGCTAAACTTGAAGCCTCAGGTGACGTGACCTTGGCTACCATTCGCTCAATTGCAGAGACAGGTGTGGACTTTATCTCTGTGGGCGCGCTCACCAAACATATCTCAGCACTCGATCTCAGTTTAAGGGTTAACCTAGAGTAA
- a CDS encoding pilin has product MKKTNSGFTLIELMIVVAIIGILAAIALPAYQDYTIRSKVSEGLALGAEAKTAVAETAASLGGLANVTAANTGYTFPAGGTDYVNSIAITDATGVITITMGGTQGTGATTEPVITLTPNQAAPEAPITWVCATTAGLPKHVPANCR; this is encoded by the coding sequence ATGAAAAAAACTAACTCAGGTTTTACCTTAATCGAATTAATGATCGTTGTTGCGATCATCGGTATTCTTGCAGCTATCGCTCTTCCTGCGTACCAAGATTACACTATCCGTTCAAAAGTATCTGAAGGTTTAGCATTAGGTGCTGAAGCGAAAACTGCTGTTGCAGAAACTGCTGCATCTTTAGGTGGTCTAGCTAACGTAACTGCAGCTAACACTGGTTATACTTTCCCAGCGGGTGGTACTGATTATGTAAACAGCATCGCTATCACTGACGCTACTGGCGTAATCACTATTACTATGGGTGGAACTCAAGGTACTGGTGCAACAACTGAGCCAGTCATCACTTTGACTCCTAACCAAGCAGCTCCAGAAGCGCCAATCACTTGGGTTTGTGCGACTACTGCTGGTCTTCCAAAGCACGTTCCAGCTAACTGCCGTTAA
- the pilB gene encoding type IV-A pilus assembly ATPase PilB has product MSGTFVSGLTRRLVNEGLISETQAAEAGQAAQKTSTPIVKYLIDNQIIPSDVLVNLASVEFGVPIFDLSSLDYDQIPKGVVDEKLIAKHQATPIFKRGNRLFVAVSDPTNLIALDEIQFHSKLTVEAVLVEQKKLEPLIDKIIEEQDSQNLAEFDDADLENLDVESGDTKPADDDDASGDDAPIVRFVNKILLDAIKKGASDLHFEPYEKNYRVRFRIDGILHEVSSPPVNLSTRISARLKVMSRLDISEKRKPQDGRIKLKLSKNKAIDFRVSTLPTLFGEKIVMRILDPSSAMLGIEVLGYEPEQRKLYEECLFKPQGMVLVTGPTGSGKTVSLYTGVNMLNQPERNISTAEDPVEINLSGINQVNVNPKAGLDFSSALRAFLRQDPDVILVGEIRDLETAEIAIKAAQTGHMVLSTLHTNSAPETLTRLVNMGVAPFNIATSVNLVIAQRLARRLCSHCKRVIDIPKEAQLELGFTEEQIGTFEIYEPVGCDNCTQGYKGRVGIYQVMPVSETMGRIIMEGGNAIDIADQAAKEGVNDLRKSGLLKVIQGVTSLEEVNRVTQD; this is encoded by the coding sequence ATGTCTGGAACTTTTGTTAGTGGACTCACCCGACGCTTAGTCAATGAAGGCCTCATCAGCGAAACACAAGCAGCCGAGGCCGGACAAGCTGCGCAAAAAACATCGACGCCAATCGTCAAGTATTTGATTGATAATCAAATAATTCCATCAGATGTTCTGGTTAACTTGGCTTCCGTTGAATTCGGTGTACCTATTTTCGACCTAAGTTCACTCGATTATGACCAAATTCCCAAAGGCGTAGTCGATGAGAAGCTTATCGCCAAGCATCAAGCAACCCCTATTTTCAAACGTGGAAATCGCTTATTCGTTGCTGTTTCAGACCCGACCAACTTAATCGCCCTTGATGAAATTCAGTTTCACAGCAAACTGACCGTTGAGGCCGTTCTAGTCGAGCAGAAAAAGCTCGAGCCGCTGATTGATAAAATCATTGAAGAACAAGACAGTCAAAACCTTGCTGAGTTTGACGACGCCGATCTCGAAAACCTCGATGTTGAAAGCGGAGACACTAAACCAGCCGACGACGACGATGCTAGCGGTGACGATGCGCCTATTGTTCGTTTCGTGAATAAGATTTTACTCGATGCGATTAAAAAAGGCGCTTCAGATTTACACTTCGAACCCTACGAGAAAAACTATCGCGTCCGCTTTCGTATCGATGGCATCTTACATGAAGTGTCTAGCCCTCCAGTAAATCTGTCGACCCGCATTTCAGCACGTTTAAAAGTCATGTCTCGACTCGACATTTCAGAAAAGCGAAAACCACAAGATGGTCGGATTAAGTTAAAACTGTCAAAGAACAAAGCCATCGACTTTCGTGTTAGCACTCTGCCAACACTTTTCGGCGAAAAAATCGTTATGCGTATACTCGACCCTTCGAGCGCCATGTTAGGTATCGAAGTGTTAGGCTATGAGCCGGAGCAACGCAAACTGTATGAAGAATGTCTATTTAAGCCTCAAGGCATGGTCTTGGTTACCGGTCCGACAGGTTCGGGTAAAACGGTTTCTCTTTACACGGGTGTTAACATGCTCAACCAACCCGAGCGAAATATTTCGACCGCAGAAGACCCGGTTGAGATTAACTTGTCAGGGATCAATCAGGTCAATGTAAACCCCAAGGCTGGATTAGATTTCTCCTCTGCCCTTCGAGCTTTCCTTCGACAAGATCCTGACGTTATTCTGGTTGGTGAGATTCGTGACCTAGAAACTGCAGAAATCGCCATCAAAGCCGCACAAACGGGTCATATGGTACTGTCCACTTTGCACACCAACAGCGCTCCAGAAACCTTGACTCGTCTGGTCAATATGGGCGTTGCACCTTTCAATATCGCAACGAGTGTCAATCTAGTTATTGCACAGCGATTAGCACGAAGATTGTGCAGCCATTGTAAACGGGTCATCGATATTCCCAAAGAAGCACAATTAGAGCTGGGATTTACGGAAGAACAAATAGGAACTTTCGAAATTTATGAACCAGTTGGTTGTGATAATTGTACGCAAGGGTATAAAGGACGTGTTGGTATTTATCAAGTAATGCCCGTCTCTGAAACCATGGGTCGGATCATTATGGAAGGTGGCAATGCCATCGATATTGCTGATCAAGCAGCAAAAGAAGGCGTAAACGACTTGAGAAAGTCAGGTTTACTCAAGGTTATTCAAGGGGTCACTTCTCTCGAAGAGGTCAACCGCGTAACACAGGATTAA
- a CDS encoding type II secretion system F family protein, protein MFTYSGVDKKGNKIKGELTADTQAIAKAQLRKQGVIPQKVVKKPQPLFGGGKKPITPADIALVARQLATMMKAGVPLVQSFDIIGKGHENPSVQELILTIKADIEAGSTMAESLRKHPRQFDDLFCDLVAAGEQSGALEGMLDRIATYKEKTEALKSKIKKALFYPIAVVVVAVIVTAILLIFVVPQFQGIFANFGAELPAFTMFVIGISEWLQANWLICLGIIIAAFFVIRHLNRTSENFRNGKDKMILKLPIIGDILNKAAVARFARTLSTTFAAGVPLVEALDSAAGASGNYVYRTGLLKIKEDVTTGMQMNISMVNSGLFPNMVNQMVAIGEESGSIDAMLTKIADIYEREVDDAVDGLSSLLEPLIMAVLGVLVGGLIVAMYLPIFQLGAVV, encoded by the coding sequence GTGTTTACCTATTCAGGTGTCGATAAAAAAGGTAATAAGATCAAAGGCGAGTTAACTGCAGATACTCAAGCCATCGCGAAGGCCCAATTACGCAAGCAAGGTGTGATCCCGCAAAAGGTCGTGAAGAAGCCACAGCCTTTATTCGGGGGCGGCAAAAAGCCAATCACGCCTGCAGACATCGCTCTGGTTGCCCGTCAACTCGCAACCATGATGAAAGCCGGTGTACCTCTCGTTCAGTCCTTTGACATTATCGGTAAAGGGCATGAAAACCCCTCGGTTCAAGAGCTAATACTGACTATCAAAGCCGACATTGAGGCTGGCTCAACCATGGCCGAATCACTGCGCAAGCACCCCAGACAGTTCGATGACCTGTTCTGCGACCTCGTGGCAGCTGGTGAGCAATCAGGTGCTCTTGAGGGCATGCTTGATCGAATTGCAACGTATAAAGAGAAAACCGAAGCACTGAAATCGAAAATTAAGAAAGCGCTCTTTTACCCTATCGCCGTTGTTGTGGTTGCCGTTATCGTTACTGCCATATTGTTGATTTTCGTGGTTCCACAATTCCAAGGCATTTTCGCGAACTTTGGTGCAGAACTTCCTGCATTCACCATGTTTGTTATCGGAATATCTGAATGGCTTCAAGCCAATTGGTTAATTTGCTTAGGCATTATTATCGCTGCCTTTTTTGTCATCAGGCATCTCAATCGAACCTCTGAGAACTTTAGAAATGGCAAAGATAAAATGATTCTCAAGCTACCGATCATTGGAGATATTTTAAACAAAGCCGCGGTAGCCCGATTTGCTCGTACACTTTCAACCACCTTTGCAGCAGGTGTTCCATTGGTTGAAGCACTAGACTCGGCGGCAGGCGCGTCTGGTAACTATGTTTATCGTACTGGTCTGTTGAAAATTAAAGAAGACGTCACTACCGGTATGCAAATGAACATATCCATGGTTAATTCAGGCCTTTTCCCTAATATGGTTAATCAAATGGTCGCTATCGGTGAAGAATCCGGTTCAATCGACGCCATGTTAACTAAAATCGCTGACATTTATGAGCGTGAAGTTGACGATGCGGTTGATGGGTTGAGCTCACTTTTGGAACCACTCATCATGGCTGTTCTTGGGGTTCTTGTGGGTGGCTTAATCGTTGCGATGTACTTACCAATCTTCCAGTTAGGTGCCGTTGTTTAA